TCAGAAACTGGAGCGCCTCAAGTATATCGCCGGCATCCTGGGTTGCACGCTGGCGTCTCCTTTCGCGACACTATCGTTTCTCGCTTTGCCCGTGATCCCTGAATTGAGATTGACCGATCTGGGATTGGTGGATGTACTGTCCTTTAAGCTGTTGTAGGAGGTTGAGAGATGTACGAGAGAATACTGGTCCCCCTGGACGGTTCGGAACTGGCGGAAGTGGCGCTGCCCTATGCCGAGGAGGCCGCCGGTAGACTCGGTTCTGAGATAAAACTCCTCAATGTCAGCGAACTATCCGAGGACCCTTATGTCAACATGCGCCGGGCTTATCTCCAGAAGATAGTCGAGTCAACACGCCGAGGAATTAAAAAACATCGCGGGAAAGTGGAGGCAAAAGAAGTCAAGGTAGGCTCAGCGCTGGTGACGGGCGACCCCGCCTGGGAGATCGCGGAATACGCCAACAGGGAAGATATCGACCTCATCGTCATGGCAACTCGTGGGCTCTCCGGATTCAAAAGATGGGCGCTTGGCAGCGTGGCCGACCGCGTGGTCCGGACCACGGACCGGCCGGTGGCGCTCATCAGGGCCAAGGGTGCTCAAGCTGATGTGCGCGAGACGAGCATCCATGGCGAGATGATCGTCTGCCTGGACGGATCGAAGGGAAGCGAGGCTATCATCCCCTACGTCGAGGAGATGGCTTCAAAAGTCGGCAATCACGTTACTCTGCTTGAGGTTCTGGAAATCGGGTATAACGTGCTTCTGGCGGATGGCGGATTTGCGTATATTCCTTACCCACAAGAACAA
This window of the Dehalococcoidia bacterium genome carries:
- a CDS encoding universal stress protein gives rise to the protein MYERILVPLDGSELAEVALPYAEEAAGRLGSEIKLLNVSELSEDPYVNMRRAYLQKIVESTRRGIKKHRGKVEAKEVKVGSALVTGDPAWEIAEYANREDIDLIVMATRGLSGFKRWALGSVADRVVRTTDRPVALIRAKGAQADVRETSIHGEMIVCLDGSKGSEAIIPYVEEMASKVGNHVTLLEVLEIGYNVLLADGGFAYIPYPQEQMQSQKASAEDYLGKIGDGLKKKGISVAWELRSGDAAMEILKLAEEIPADMVAMSTRGRSGISRWAIGSVADKVLHDGNTPLLLVRPPKPR